From Serratia fonticola:
CGCCCTGGCAGGTAATAATAATATCGAGCGCGCTTAATGCTTCGACATCATACGCATCTTGCAGCGTACCTTGCTGCTGGCCACCGAAAGCCGGGGCGGCAGCACCGAGCTGTGAAGTGGAGAAGAATACCGGGCGAATGGCGTCAAAATCGCGCTCTTCAGTCATGCGCTGCATGAGAACCGAGCCGACCATACCACGCCAACCAATGAAACCAACGTTTTTCATATTTACTGTCCTGCCTTGGAGGATGACTATGCTCTATACCCTTTCAGGAAGGATATGAGATAGAGTTAAGTTATATGTTGTGTGCAATATCTACCCACCTTACAAAATGTCGGCGCGAGCGCAAAGTGAATTTATTCGATAAACGGGCATTTCTCAGCAATGCTGCTTATACCCGCCGTTTTTTCTGATTTTGAGGCCTTAGATGACAGAAATGATTGCGGCAACGGTGTTGCTGTTTTTAATTATGGATCCGCTGGGTAACCTGCCGATTTTCATGTCGGTGCTGAAACACCTGGAACCGCGCCGTCGCCGGGCGGTGGTGATCCGCGAGTTGCTGATAGCCTTGGTATTGATGCTGATCTTCCTGTTCGCGGGCGAACATATTTTGGCGTTCCTTAACCTGCGCACCGAAACCGTGTCGATCTCCGGCGGGATTATCCTGTTCCTGATCGCCATCAAGATGATTTTCCCTTCGCAGGAGGGCAGCGGTAGCGATCTTTCCGCCGGAGAGGAGCCTTTCCTGGTGCCGCTCGCCATTCCGTTAGTGGCCGGGCCGTCGATTCTGGCAACCTTGATGTTGCTTTCACACCAGTACCCCAACCAGATTTCGCATCTGGTAGTGGCCTTGCTGATTGCCTGGGGATTGTCGGCGGCGATCCTGCTGATGTCGAACGTGTTCCTACGCTTACTGGGTAGCAAAGGGGTGAGTGCACTGGAACGACTGATGGGGTTGATTCTGGTGATGCTGTCCACCCAGATGTTCCTGGACGGCGTTCGGGCCTATCTGAACCTTTAGCAGTCAGGGCGCAGCAGAGATTGCTGCGCCCCACCTTTGAGACTTAAACCACCATCGCCAACAGCAGACAGCCAATCAGGCCACAGACTGAAATGATGGTTTCCAACACGGACCAGGACCTGATGGTTTCCATAATGGTCAGGTTGAAATACTCCTTGAACAGCCAGAAGCCTGGGTCGTTAACGTGAGAGAAAATCACGCTGCCTGAACCGACGGCGATAACCATCAGTTCCGGGCTGGCCCCGGTGGTGGCAATCAGCGGAGCCACAATGCCCCCGGCGGTGATCGCCGCTACGGTCGCGGAACCCAGTGCGATACGCAGCACTGCGGCAATTGACCAGGCCATCAGGATCGGTGACACGTCGCTGCCATGCATGATGCCTGCGATGTATTGCTCAATGCCGCTGTCCACCAGCACCTGTTTGAACGCCCCGCCACCGCCGATGATTAACAGCATCATGGCGATGATTTTGATGGAGTCGCTGACGGTGCCCATCACTTCGTCCATGGTGCGGCCACGGTTCAGGCCGAAGGTAAAGATGGCGATCAGCACCGCGATCAGCGTTGCCATTACCGGGTCACCAAAGAACTCGGCGTAAGACAGGAACGGGTGGCCTTTAGGCAACACCATTTCCGCCACGGCACGCAACGCCATCAGGATCACCGGCACCAGTGCAGTCGCTACGCTGACGCCAAACCCTGGCATCTCTTCTTCGGTAAAGGTTTTTGGGTTGTATAAACCGACCGGAACCGGCTTATCGATGCCTTTCAGGAAGCGGGCATAGACCGGGCCTGCCAGGATCACGGTTGGGATTGCCAGCAAGGTGCCATACAGCAGGGTTTTACCCATGTCCGCATGGAAAATGGTAGCAATGGCCGTTGGGCCTGGGTGCGGCGGCAGAAAACCGTGGGTAACGGACAGCGCCGCAGCCATCGGCACACCGACATACAGCAGCGGGATACGCGCAGAGGCAGCAATGGTAAACACCAAAGGCAGTAACAGCACGAAGCCCACTTCGTAGAACAAAGCAAAACCGACGGTAAAACCGGTCAGCACGATGGCCCATTGGATATGCTGTTTACCGAACTTGTCGATCAGTGTGGTAGCAATCCGCTGTGCACCGCCACAGTCCGCCAGCAGTTTACCGAGCATGGCACCAAAGCCCATGATCAGCGCCAGACCGCCCAGCGTTCCGCCCACGCCGGCCTTGATGGAACCAATTACTTTGTCTACCGGCATTCCCTGCATGATACCAACCGCCAGAGCGACCAGAATCAGCGAGATAAAGCCGTTCAGCTTAAAGCGGATCATCAGCAGCAGTAGCATGGCTACGCCGATGGCAACAATCACTAGTGGCATAATTTTTCTCCAACCCTTTTATCACTTGGCCTCTTTACGCAACGGCAGCGAAAGAAGGTGCTTTGTTTTATTGTACGACCTTATCCTGGTGGTCTAAGTAGGCAGCTGAGTACAGTGGTATAGCCAATGGATGCAGATTGCAGCCCGCCACGTGGCGACATGAAACGCCGGGCGAGTTCCCTGTTCTATGCTGTGTGATGACAATCACATCTCCATTTGTTACCCGTATCATGATACCGGTAACATGATAAGATCCGGAACCAGGTAACCCAGCAAAATTCGCATTCTGAGATAGAGATCAAACTTATGGCGGGAAAAAGCATCATCCTGATGGGCGTCTCCGGCAGCGGCAAATCCACGATTGGCGCGGCAGTAGCACGGGAAATCAAGGCAAAATTTATCGATGGCGACGATCTGCATCCACGCGCCAATATCCAGAAGATGGCCAGCGGCCAGCCGCTGAATGACGAGGACCGCGCGCCCTGGCTGCAACGCCTCAACGACGCGGCGTACAGCCTGAATCACAAGAACGAGAGCGGGATTATTGTCTGCTCGGCGCTCAAGCGCCGCTACCGCGATCTGCTACGCAAAGACAATGACAATATGGTGTTTATCTATCTGAAAGGCAGCTTCGAGGTGATCCTGGCCCGTCTGCAAGCGCGCTCCGGGCATTTTATGCCCACCGAGCTGCTAAAAAGTCAGTTTGAAGCATTAGAAGAGCCCGGGGCCGACGAAAAAGATGTGATTTGCGTGGATATCGATACCGACGTTGAAGGCGTAGTTGGCCGCTGTGTTGCAGCGCTAAAGCAATAAGTTAGCCGTGCTGGGCGCTGGCTGTTGCGCCCAGGTTCAGATGCTGCCACCGGGTGCCACGGTGAAGCCCACGTCCACCATACGTGGGGAAACAACTTCTCCACGCAGCCGTGCCAACAGGCGCTCAGCGGCGATCTGGCCCATATGCTCACGCGGCGTCAGCACACTCGCCAGTTTTGGCACCATCACCTGGCCGATATCGTGGCCGTGGAAACCGGCAATCGCCATATCCTGCGGGATAGATAGCCCCTGGCGCTGGCACTCGAATGCTGCACCGATCGCCAGGTCATCGTTGGTACAAAAGATACTGTCAACCTGCGGATAATCGCGCTGTGCCTCGCGCAACATCTCACCACCGGCCGAATAGGAAGAAGAACGTGCGGTCATGATGCTGTAGGCTTCAAGACCAGACTCACGCATAGCCTGTTCGTAGCCTTGCTGTTTGATAATGGTGCGTTCATCCTGACGCGCGCCAAAGTACACCACATGACGATGGCCGCGAGCGATGATCTGCTGGGTCATTTGGCGGGCCGCTTCAAAGTTGTTGAACCCGACCGCCAGATCGATACAGGGTGAGACACAGTCCATCAACTCCACCACCGGGATGCCTGCAACTTCAATCATCTTCAGGGTACGTGCGGTATGGTGGCGTTCGGACAGGATCAAACCATCGATGTTATAAGAAAACAGCGACGTCAGACGCTCTTCCTCACGCTCCGGCAGATAGCCATAGTGCGCCAGCATGGTTTGATAGTTGTGTGCATCGGTAACGCTTTCGATACCCCGCAACACTTCGGCAAATACCTGGTTGGTCAGCGACGGCAGCAACACGCCGATCGCCCGGCTGGTCGCATTGGAAAGGATATCCGGGGCACGATTGGGAATGTAGCCAAGTTCGTCCAGCGCTACCGCAATTTTTTGCTGTAAAGCGGCAGAAACCTGATCGGGATTGCGCAAATAGCGGCTCACCGTCATTTTGGTGACGCCAACCTGATCTGCAACATCTTGAAGCACCGGCCGTTTTTTCTTCATTATCACTGAACTGGCTAACCGTGAATGGGCGGCCATTTTAGCAAATAAAACGCCTTTCCGATATTGTTGGTTATCCGGCCAGCAGACACAAAAAAGGGCCCGATATTGCACCGAGCCCTCGCCATTACTCTGTCATCACACCGGTGGCAGATCGAACAGTAAAATCTCGCTGTCTTCATCGGCATGGATAGACAGCGCTGTCTCATCCCAGATGGCAAAAGCATCGCTACTACCCGCTTTGTGGCCATTGATAGAGACATTGCCATGCACCACCTGGATCCAAACGCGGCGTTCTGCCTGGATTGGATAAACCGATTGCTCGTCTTTCTTCAGCGCCCAGCGAGACAACGTCATATCCTGGAACACCTT
This genomic window contains:
- a CDS encoding YhgN family NAAT transporter, whose translation is MTEMIAATVLLFLIMDPLGNLPIFMSVLKHLEPRRRRAVVIRELLIALVLMLIFLFAGEHILAFLNLRTETVSISGGIILFLIAIKMIFPSQEGSGSDLSAGEEPFLVPLAIPLVAGPSILATLMLLSHQYPNQISHLVVALLIAWGLSAAILLMSNVFLRLLGSKGVSALERLMGLILVMLSTQMFLDGVRAYLNL
- a CDS encoding gluconokinase, yielding MAGKSIILMGVSGSGKSTIGAAVAREIKAKFIDGDDLHPRANIQKMASGQPLNDEDRAPWLQRLNDAAYSLNHKNESGIIVCSALKRRYRDLLRKDNDNMVFIYLKGSFEVILARLQARSGHFMPTELLKSQFEALEEPGADEKDVICVDIDTDVEGVVGRCVAALKQ
- the gntR gene encoding gluconate operon transcriptional repressor GntR, with amino-acid sequence MKKKRPVLQDVADQVGVTKMTVSRYLRNPDQVSAALQQKIAVALDELGYIPNRAPDILSNATSRAIGVLLPSLTNQVFAEVLRGIESVTDAHNYQTMLAHYGYLPEREEERLTSLFSYNIDGLILSERHHTARTLKMIEVAGIPVVELMDCVSPCIDLAVGFNNFEAARQMTQQIIARGHRHVVYFGARQDERTIIKQQGYEQAMRESGLEAYSIMTARSSSYSAGGEMLREAQRDYPQVDSIFCTNDDLAIGAAFECQRQGLSIPQDMAIAGFHGHDIGQVMVPKLASVLTPREHMGQIAAERLLARLRGEVVSPRMVDVGFTVAPGGSI
- the gntT gene encoding gluconate transporter, encoding MPLVIVAIGVAMLLLLMIRFKLNGFISLILVALAVGIMQGMPVDKVIGSIKAGVGGTLGGLALIMGFGAMLGKLLADCGGAQRIATTLIDKFGKQHIQWAIVLTGFTVGFALFYEVGFVLLLPLVFTIAASARIPLLYVGVPMAAALSVTHGFLPPHPGPTAIATIFHADMGKTLLYGTLLAIPTVILAGPVYARFLKGIDKPVPVGLYNPKTFTEEEMPGFGVSVATALVPVILMALRAVAEMVLPKGHPFLSYAEFFGDPVMATLIAVLIAIFTFGLNRGRTMDEVMGTVSDSIKIIAMMLLIIGGGGAFKQVLVDSGIEQYIAGIMHGSDVSPILMAWSIAAVLRIALGSATVAAITAGGIVAPLIATTGASPELMVIAVGSGSVIFSHVNDPGFWLFKEYFNLTIMETIRSWSVLETIISVCGLIGCLLLAMVV